The nucleotide sequence ATTGCCTCCTCCGCTACTACACCATAAGACTGGACTGCTGACTATTCATTTTATGACATCGGGCTTTATTTTGTGCGTAACACACGAATTGTATCATAGTTAATTCGTACTAAACTTACTAAGATCCTAAGTACCTGATGCTGGTTGACGAATGTCATTTACATCAGGAAGAGACGCCATAGTGGATAAATGATGTTTATCGGGAAGCATTGGCAATCGAAATCCAGCCGTATTTCCACTATCGGAAACATCTTCTGCAAAATGTGAGGATGCAGAAATCGGCGGAGTTGGAGTCAGAGTTGTATCCGATAAATAACATTTGGATTCGTTAGATGAATTTTCAGCAACTCCAGTATCTGGCATGTTCTGTAATGTACTCTCTTTTTCTGAAGATACCTGGCTGATTGAAATGTGCTGTGGCTTTGCTAGACTTTCTGAAGCtaaaatagaattattttttgaaattgtttccGTCGAGTATTGTTCAGAACGACCAGGTTTATATTCAACATTAACAACAGGAGATTGATTGTCTTTAGTCTCTGGCATGTCCACCGATAATTGTGCGTTCGACATTGCATTGGTATACCTTGCGTGTTCTTCGGCCATATTTTGTCTGCTATTCACTGTTGTGACGTTATATTGCGACCGTGACAAATTTGCTTCTTGTGATGAAGGTTGACTCATTACACTTATTGTAGTGTCATCAAATGATTCTTGGCTAAACTTAGTCGAACGCTTTTTTGACAAATGTTCTTCGGCACTATCAGATGCTGTGCTGTAAGGTATGTCCACAGATCCAAATATTGAGGTTTTTTTCACATGTATTGGTTCGCATATCAGTTCGATCTCCGACTTAGGACCTTCTTTTACATGAATTGTTGCTCTCCGAGAAACCTCATTGTCCGGTATAGGAATCCTTTTTGTTTGCGACAAACGTGTTGATATCTTGTCACAAGACACTTTCTCTGTTTGATCCAAACTCCGGCTATTGGTTGACCCAATAGTTGAGGATTGATTCGAAGGTTCATGATGTGAAATACGTCGAGTTTCATTTTGTGAAGAACGCCGCCGTTGCATTCGAACTGCCGTTTGTACCGTTTTCATTGTTCGCATCATTTTGATTGTACGTTTTGTTTCCTCTGGAATTGCTTTTTTCCAATTAATTTTTGGATAGTTCGTGAATGGTTTGCCACCTTCATACGGCCTACAAAAACAGATGGCAATTATTGAAGGAAAAAGTATATATTAAAAAGGGCGGCCTGAAAGTACGATgctatttaattttaatcacaTGAGAAATTTTTAATTATCGTTGACTGTTGACCTTAATAGCCAAAGATTTCACTCCGATGTTATtcagaaattaattattattacagtttacagtttttgtttttatgtgaaGATTTGATGACAGGGTTGTAAACATCATTTTTGATTTGATCGAGTTGTGAGAGTATTACGATAGCTTGCCGACAACAAATTCCAGTAAATGAGTTTGTGCGGAGAATAATCGACAAAATTAATGACCGTCATctattctaataaaaaaatcatatacaaaactaaaaaatttCCGATTTTTCAAGTAGGTTTATTGGGTTAATTAATTCAAATGAATAGGACTACTAACCTCTCTATAACCTCTTCTTTTTCCACCGTGAACTTTTTTCTTTCTCTTGCCTCTTTCGGTTGAAATctcatatttctttttctttccGCAGAGTTTGAATCTCGTCTAAATCTGGTCGTTTTACCAGCTGACCCTTCAGAGCTCACACTTTCCCCATCTCCAGCAGCAACAAAGTGTTCATCGTCTCCGGTTGTTGAATCTTTATTCTTACTGCTGGTTTTAAACGTGCTTGTGCTTGATGTTTTTTCGCTATTTTTGTCTTTAGGCAAGCTGGATTTTCTGCTCGAGACTTTGTTGCTTGATATACTGCTCGAGTATTGAGTTTGAGATCGGGATTCTTCATCATCTACACTTTGCCTTCTCTGAGATATAACAAGATTTAATCGTTCTGCCATCCTTGGAGCGTTCGCAAGAGTGAAAAGACCCTGAATAAAGCATAACCAATAATAAACATAAAGAGCTTGTTCCCATTTGCCTTTTTTTTAGCCTCCAAAGAATTAtgatcatttattttgtttaggTAAAGTGATGAAATACTCCAAATAAAATGATCACTCACTGTTTTTACTCTTTGTAGAAGTGAATGCAAACtctctttttcatttttcgaaTGAGCTTCAGGTGGCATTACCACGTCATCTCCGACTATACTTCGAAGTTTTGATGCCAGTTTATCCCAGGAATCGATGTTTAGTTTTTCAGTAAGGATTCTGTGAATAGGAAGTGATTGATATACCCAATAGTTGACTCTAGTTGACAAATAACCATTAGACAATATtgaaataacaataattttgtAAATGGAACAACAGTAACAACCACTATGGTTCTGTTTTTTTGTCTGACAACAATGACCGTGATATGGTTTTATTGGTTTGCTCTCGTTATAGCATATAAgcctttattttaattatttctcTCTGTCTCCCAAATTctcttaaaattttttttgcgtCTGAAGATTGTAAACTCCTTGACAGCATCTTTCTAGTTTTTGCTTCTTTCCAATTTCTTGCCTAAAACCCATCTATTTGTATCGGTATTTCTCGATTTCTCAATCTACCATTTATCGAATAGGGTCCTCACACACCTCAACACGTAAAAAACATCAAGTTTTTGTGCTATGCTGTTTCGAATATCAATATTTTCCAACCTACAGTCgtatatatttattgtactgTTTATAAAATGAGTCTAATGTAACTGGCTTTTGTAATTCACGAGTTGTGAATGATGGATCTTTTGATATGATACTGTTTCATTCAAGTCCTCACAATGTAAACATAGTTGTTCCATAGTTGTGATATTATACTACTAAATACGAAGGTAAGTTTCTATTAATATAAATCGGTATTTATGTTTGAGGGTTAAATCAAATATACGCCTAGCCCGAAGAATCGGAAATATGTTTGCTTTCGATTAATAAATCATTATTGTAACGTTCTTAGATAATCCATGTCAGTACAAAGCGGCAAATGTTTGCGCGAAGGGGCAACCACATTTTTCCATCTAATACTTGAGTGTAAAGTAGGGTGAAAGGATTTTTTtgacacgaagtggacctataCATCGTTTcggtattatgttgttgttgttagaattcttttTTCTGGCTGTTATGCTTTTCTATTCAATTACTGGACcgattgttttaaatttttcagtggttaaagattgttgtcgctagaaggctattgcttttatttatttcaaaaatttctgtgaactCTAGGTCTAAGAGAttcattttttgtgtgtgtgatgACCTcatcaaaattgatttttatgaaCAAACCATGACCGATGTATCACGTAAGTTTGAAATTTTGGTGTTATTTGTGATATATTTGCTTAAAATATACGTTTATGAGCATCTGAGCCTCTAAAAGCGACTTGGTTTGTAGTTTATGTTACCAATAATAATGCGAAGTCTTACTTCATCGCCTTTTTCTTTATGTCTTCATTTTCATCTGCTGATAGTCTTAGAATTCCACACGAAATTTCTTCAGACATTCCAATTCCAGCATCAATGGCATCGAGAGCATTGTGAGCAAGTTGAACTCTGTTCGGATTTTTCTTCCTGCTTTCTTCTATTTCTCGTTTTATTTCTTCACTTTGAACTCCCGTCATGCTGAATCTCGGAGTAAGGTAAGACGCGATAAAAAGTTCTATTCGGTCTATAATATCATCGCTAAGAATATTGCCAAATTCGCCTCTGTCTGTTCCCGTTGGTCCAAACGCTCTGACAAGTCTGGTTAAGTTTTCACATGCTTTTTCGTGAGCCACCACTCTTGTAGTGTTACCCATTTCCAAAAGTGCGACAGTCACTGTTCCTGCTGTAACATTCGACAGTTTTTTCCTGAACCACAACGCTTTTGTGATTTCCtagattgaaaatgaaaaaagaatgtgaatttattaaaatgaatgaTTTTCAATCAGATTTTTTGATTGCGGAAAACACAATATCTTGTTGTAGGCCTACATTAGTCAAAATGGAACAATTAAcaaatttaaactttgtttATTTCAACTCGTTAAAACTTCATCCACATGCACGTGGTTTGTATATTTCAAATTGATCGTTCACCTGAACCAACTAACCTCGAGTAAAGGATGAATTGTTATGACATCTTTAACTTTTAATTTGTCCGTTCTGGTTTTGAGTAGTTTTGCTTTCATGTCAGGTTTTGTTCGCAACGTAGATGGTGCTTTTCTTGGTTGTACTGTCTGCATTTCAACAGCTACAGTTTCCTGCATCATTCTGGACATTGCTGAAAACGATTCCTTAGCGGGAAGAAGCACCACAGGATCAACAATATCTTCTGTTTGTTCCTCTTCTTCATTTTGGGAATCTGCGTACAATCCACGTACTTGGGAAGTATATTTTGGAACTCTTCCTTTGCCTTTACGTTGCTCGAAAGTAACTACTCGTTCTTTTTCGCTGGGGGATTCTAGGGTGTTTCCCAATCTTCGAAAAGTATGATCTTTACCTGATGATCGAGTTGTTTGCCTAGAATACTTTTCGAAATCGCTGTAATCGTCGTCTTCATCGATGTCTGTTGCTTCTTCTTTTTGCTGATTCATGTAGTATTGCTGCAAAATGGATTCCGCGTTTTCCAAATCGAAGTCACTTCCTGCCAGCATTATAGACGTACGCATCATGCTCAAAGTCGATTCTTCATAATTCAATGTGGCGGTACTGGCCTCAGCAGCAGCAGCGGTTGCCCAATGAATATTATCTGTTGCGACttcttttaatttaaatatttcagcTTGGATTTCGGGCGGAGGTGGTGGCGGCTTCACGCGCTTTCTCACTATTGAATTTGGAACGTATCCATCTGGTGCTACTGGAAATTTAGGTTGTTTTTCTTCATTCGTGTCCTGTTTTTCATTCCCCTCTTTTTTTGAAAGTTCAGACATGCTATTAACACCTCCAGTATCACCACTACTAAAATCGGATTTTGAAGTAGAAAAATCTCGCGTATCTGTGTCATCATgctttatttcattttgctcaattttcttcaaaaattctGCAATTTTCTCTTCGTCTTCGAACATTGCTATTGATcctcttttaatttcttcattaatttttgaaaataaatcctTCCAAAGTTCTGTCCGAGTTCCTGCCCGATGCTGTAATAACAAACAAATGGGTATACTATCTACTACACATtgacatttaaaataaagtttttcTTCACTGTTGAGTTTGTTGTTTTGTGATGTTATCGATCGACAGTAGACAGAGATCACGAATTCATGTATATTCTTAGTTAATTTGATTCGATTCTTTCATTCATCCATtccaaaaatttataatattatccTATATTTTATTACCGGGTTAGCaaacaagatatatatattggtgccatttttattatattttccagCTTTAACAGTCTGTGGAGGGCAAGGGTTGAGTAAATATGGTAGATGTGACAAATGAAATAATAACTAGGTGCAAATAATGTTCTAAATTGATATTTCCTCCGAAATAAACGAGAATGAAATAGCAGTCATATTCAGTCTAGAGCACTTTCATTAACATGCTTGTTAACCGTAGTTGTTGTCGATATagaaatataaagttaacaaaatgCTAGATCATTATATTGATTTCTTCCCTGTAGTCTGTATACATGTTATATTGCTTTAATGTTTGGAGCCTGGTTTGAGCAAACTCAAAAATTAACGAAAAAGATGAAAAACAACATGTTTAATCTATATGTGAAGTGTACTACTGTAAAAAATTTGGTTAGATGAGAGCAACGATGTTTGGCTAAGTAAAAGTAGTTCGTCCCATAACGACTCACTTGCTCTTGTACTTGCTTGCTTTCGTCCGAAGTTGAATCATTCTTTCTCGGCATTGTAGCATTAAGAAGGTCAAAATAGTCCAAAGGTTTTGGTGATGGCAAACCTATAGCGACGTCACTACGATCTAATCTCCTTGAACTGTATTTATCAGCGATCATAAAACGTCTGtggaaatataataaaatattaaccaGCTGTAGACTGCGGCATACCATTAGTCATTTGGAGACAGTGCTCTGTTAGTCTTTCTTCGTTccttttattcaatttttaaaagttGTACATCATGTACTGGAAACGTATACTTAGCAACTCATTACGCTGCCTCGCTTTGTTTGCATTGAGATTTTTTATGCAAGAGGGTTTGCAACAATTACTGATAAATTTGAGTAACATTTTCGGTTCTATATAAATACATGTGagtgaattaaaaaataaaaattcaaatcaatcGAAGCAGATGTGACCCTAGCGCCATATCTAGAAAAGgtacaagaaaaaattgtatgTAAAGTTAGATTTATAGAAATTTCCCAAATAGTGTGCAAGCAATAGCAAATGAAATACCAGTAATGCACGGAAAACGACAATAAAAACCTTTCAAAGATAAATACAAATgttaaaaattagtaaaaatattcgTTGGCACAGCAAAGTTCGCAATTTTAACGCAGAATACCTCGAGAAAGACAAGCAGGTTTAATGGATGATAATGCGCGAGAAAATTGCATGTATTGTGGGTTATCTGGCATAAAGCTTAAATTCAAAAAGTAACTTGTTATGTGAAATCAATGCCCATTTAATCTTTCGTTAAATTAAATCTACTTATGATCCAACATGAATGCTGTGAACCTGATATTTTCTTCAACCATTTCATCTGGTACCAATTGTCTCATGTTACCCATGAGCTGAATTGTTGGAAGGTTTTCTATCTTGGATATGACGCTTATGTCATCGTCGTATTTTAAAGCCGCCTCGTTTGCCATGTCCTCAAATTTTAAGTCGGCTATTTGCCGTTCTGTTATTAAAGTCCTCGTCAGAAAAGTTGAACATTCAATGGCATAGATTCTTCCTTCCAATGCCACAAGAAGATCTCGTCCATTAACGAAACTTATTGCTGTAACTGGATTTGGCAGGAAGCAAAGTTCCCTCAATAACCTACAATGTAAAATACTGAAGTTAGGATCTGTTCATTTTGATGAATGATTATCATCATTTTATACCACATTTAACAAAAAACTAGAAGGCTGGAACAGGTCATAATTTAATTCAAAGAGCGTATCAGTGGAGATTTGCTTTGTTTTACAAATTTCGTCAAATACAATCATCATGTTATGCTTATTTAGTGCGAATAGGATGATGAACGTTTTACGTCTAGCGAAGTGAAACGAAAATTTTGCACTTGTGAAGTTGCATAGACAACACCTCTATTTGTGTGTTTTGACGCCTATAACCAAAGACCaaaaaaaaacgacaaattGCATCATTGTATGAGCTAATGAATTTCGGATAtgctattttaaatataatcacctttatataaataaaaaagacaTCAATATGTTCGGTATATCCGTATTGTGACCTTTTGTTGACGAAACTGTGTTCGCAAGACACACCCTGAGTATATTTTACCTGTTCATTTCATCCCATATTTTAACGTAACCGTCCACACTTGCGCTTGCAAAGAATCTAAGACCCGGAGAACTGGATAATGCTGTGATCCTGCCTTTGTGATCGTCTTCCGGGTTGTGAGTATGAATTAAGTTACTTCTTTCTTTCATGCGTAACAGATTTCCTACACTTTGATTAGCTGTAAGATATGTCGACAGTCTATGCTTTTCCAAAGCTGCTTCAATGGCGATTCGTTCATTTCGACTAAGTTTTGAGAAGTCAAGTTTCTGTGAAATTTGCATGATGGTTGGCAGTTGCattctattttaatattattctcgAGATTTATATAAAGAGGATTTTCGAAGTGGCATAAATGCAAAATTTACCAGTTTATGCAAATGATCAGTTGAGTGAAATAGACAACATTGTGTCACGAGACACTCCAAcccttttattatttataatatataaagatGTTGAACATGGGGTTTATATACCCTAGCTTTCCTTCTGCGACACCGACTTAGAAAGACATAACACGCACGCAATCTTTTGTACGTATGAGCTTTTTTACCTTTTCGTCTTCGTCGATTAGATAACGTTGTATTTTATCTGCAGCATTTGAAACGTAAGATATTTCTTTCTCTTCTCGTGGTGATGGTTCAGATTTTCTCGTAATTTCAATGATAACTATGTGACTATCTTCTCTCACCAAACACAGTCTATCGCTAATTGCAGCTACAAACACTGGATGAAGACACTGTCCAGGTAGAAAGACTTTCGTAACAGGCTGCAGCGTGAATTCGAATTCAGTAACTTTTCCACGATTTGCTGGTGGTTGACCAAAAAAATCTGTTTTCAAAAGAACCTTCCAGATTCGTATACTACTCGCACCAACGCTGAATACTTGGTCGTCGCAATGTGCAAAATCTGTAAAGTTTGAATATGAATGTATAATCAGAAGTGTTTTGATTTTCTTGGTTAAATATAGAGCGTTGAGAAATTCCTCAAATTTTCAGCGGGGCGTTTCAATGTATATAGTTTTCGAAAGCGGTATTCTTCACTGTTAATggaaattattttgtaaatggGTACCAACCTTCTTGCTTGCTTGTATATACATTTTCAGTTGTCAATAGAAATCGCACTGCACCAGCGTGGGCCTGCACATTATTCATCCAAATCATATTAGGTCTGACCAGAACGATTTGACCATTACATAATCCTGCAATGATAGCAGTTACTGGAGTGGATTTGTCTCGAAATTTTATCCGAACAGATGCAAGACTGCACACATCTTCATCAAACGTTATGGCAGGTACAAATCGCTGCAGAGGAACTGACGGATTACTAGTGCAATCACATTGTAATATGCTTCCATCCTGTAGCTTGATATAACTCATTCCAGAATATATATCAAATGTAATATCGGTGAATATCTGAAGAAATGTACGTCACAAAATAAAGTAGTTAAGACaggtataaataaatttaccaaaaaCATTTCACTTAAATACTTCGTTGAGAAATAGTTTACAAATCTCGTCGTATCAAATCGTACCTGGAACGTTGTCATCGGATATATCATGGTAAGCATGAGTCCTGTATTTGGTGAAAGAATTGCTACAGATCCATCCGATAAAGCAGCAAGAATTCTTCCTTGACGTGAAAATGATACATCTCCACTGATTGGACAGAGTGTTGCCGGAGTTGAGTGAGGAATTGAATATATTGAGTAGAGATTGTGGTAATAGTAGAGGCTAATCTAAATGAAGTTTATCAGTAAGTTTACAATGTTTTATAGGCACCAGACAACTAGACACACTGAATGAATCCAGATATACCATTCTCAATAAAGTGAAATGATATCCAATATATATTCAGTTTCAGCTTAT is from Styela clava chromosome 9, kaStyClav1.hap1.2, whole genome shotgun sequence and encodes:
- the LOC120339885 gene encoding uncharacterized protein LOC120339885; amino-acid sequence: MLNSVDPKFRPWHIIQKEFEKLYHEDPHPTDVARQRDPSLCLTHGFHHQKSFAFRDSIRCTAYRSNVLTDEFIVNSGFGNSNVLQLTPFRKDAQTEDTEHDTLKKHTGSKNEFNLSSIPPLQHLVWASKHRLFVGISSDKNMRVFSDTRNRCQILSAPTCCAMPVLSMVYLDETDEVVTGGIGVIQPWKIRFSNPRRKGTDKKSGAQEKKTATGKRTKQSSSKGRGGIPDTTHTEFGQGRQMLQPCHPYECDVMRNEWVLNMRIYNESNTRGSVAGGSRHVLVATSADVIVAIDYMTREQIWSVRLQSPLPFIIGDKTDKESVPEDDSAQNIHSNYVIKGHVSFTVCDFFPRFGYFITGGGEGMIQIMHMVNFGTVTTLLGHRLAVTGLVAHSKHPILISSSKDGSIRIWCLETFRENQRIDTCQLIENITLSDSSNSFFLHSKRKISLYYYHNLYSIYSIPHSTPATLCPISGDVSFSRQGRILAALSDGSVAILSPNTGLMLTMIYPMTTFQIFTDITFDIYSGMSYIKLQDGSILQCDCTSNPSVPLQRFVPAITFDEDVCSLASVRIKFRDKSTPVTAIIAGLCNGQIVLVRPNMIWMNNVQAHAGAVRFLLTTENVYTSKQEDFAHCDDQVFSVGASSIRIWKVLLKTDFFGQPPANRGKVTEFEFTLQPVTKVFLPGQCLHPVFVAAISDRLCLVREDSHIVIIEITRKSEPSPREEKEISYVSNAADKIQRYLIDEDEKKLDFSKLSRNERIAIEAALEKHRLSTYLTANQSVGNLLRMKERSNLIHTHNPEDDHKGRITALSSSPGLRFFASASVDGYVKIWDEMNRLLRELCFLPNPVTAISFVNGRDLLVALEGRIYAIECSTFLTRTLITERQIADLKFEDMANEAALKYDDDISVISKIENLPTIQLMGNMRQLVPDEMVEENIRRFMIADKYSSRRLDRSDVAIGLPSPKPLDYFDLLNATMPRKNDSTSDESKQVQEQHRAGTRTELWKDLFSKINEEIKRGSIAMFEDEEKIAEFLKKIEQNEIKHDDTDTRDFSTSKSDFSSGDTGGVNSMSELSKKEGNEKQDTNEEKQPKFPVAPDGYVPNSIVRKRVKPPPPPPEIQAEIFKLKEVATDNIHWATAAAAEASTATLNYEESTLSMMRTSIMLAGSDFDLENAESILQQYYMNQQKEEATDIDEDDDYSDFEKYSRQTTRSSGKDHTFRRLGNTLESPSEKERVVTFEQRKGKGRVPKYTSQVRGLYADSQNEEEEQTEDIVDPVVLLPAKESFSAMSRMMQETVAVEMQTVQPRKAPSTLRTKPDMKAKLLKTRTDKLKVKDVITIHPLLEEITKALWFRKKLSNVTAGTVTVALLEMGNTTRVVAHEKACENLTRLVRAFGPTGTDRGEFGNILSDDIIDRIELFIASYLTPRFSMTGVQSEEIKREIEESRKKNPNRVQLAHNALDAIDAGIGMSEEISCGILRLSADENEDIKKKAMKILTEKLNIDSWDKLASKLRSIVGDDVVMPPEAHSKNEKESLHSLLQRVKTGLFTLANAPRMAERLNLVISQRRQSVDDEESRSQTQYSSSISSNKVSSRKSSLPKDKNSEKTSSTSTFKTSSKNKDSTTGDDEHFVAAGDGESVSSEGSAGKTTRFRRDSNSAERKRNMRFQPKEARERKKFTVEKEEVIERPYEGGKPFTNYPKINWKKAIPEETKRTIKMMRTMKTVQTAVRMQRRRSSQNETRRISHHEPSNQSSTIGSTNSRSLDQTEKVSCDKISTRLSQTKRIPIPDNEVSRRATIHVKEGPKSEIELICEPIHVKKTSIFGSVDIPYSTASDSAEEHLSKKRSTKFSQESFDDTTISVMSQPSSQEANLSRSQYNVTTVNSRQNMAEEHARYTNAMSNAQLSVDMPETKDNQSPVVNVEYKPGRSEQYSTETISKNNSILASESLAKPQHISISQVSSEKESTLQNMPDTGVAENSSNESKCYLSDTTLTPTPPISASSHFAEDVSDSGNTAGFRLPMLPDKHHLSTMASLPDVNDIRQPASAIFSNRPLDSALGGSVSTNVLQSTDQDEEKCSTNAVSTKIHKYKKSSLVYQDSGYTYTDQRSTDVVSSDWRSSLKRLKQVKCSRKTNSGNQDNIKKRLTLPPIPKEIVGGGTLPKNVYATSPGERLATDYIVKSNDNEATKTNEKQTIICPLPGRHGAQTCSKYTAESRYGALAFRWVNQPARRVQHGGMVDSYKISSNKQSFKKELYTTCRNYTSRTCNEPYFCELRKRENMSVLFRDQDFGGPMPTPVANYRSMYWDDIMNARHFNAIEVRRQNPVSLYQIKSKSLKKLMKSARELSQKKLLKLPRIQTESVASGRRSITVRIPSCNSNAVSITPHDLAEY